A window of the Gammaproteobacteria bacterium genome harbors these coding sequences:
- the yaaA gene encoding peroxide stress protein YaaA — protein MIVVLSPAKRLDFDAGGVRKHTQPAFLDDAQKLAGRLKKLSAPDLRKLMNVSDKIAELNVERYRKWKKPFTPDNAKQAVLAFRGDVYQGLDADSFSAADLDFAQRHVRVLSGLYGVLRPLDLIQPYRLEMGTRFAAGNGAGDLYAFWGGKITRNLNAELAKAGGGRGEAVLVNLASKEYFSAVRADELKARVVTPVFREKKNGGYKVVSFTAKRSRGMMTSWIVRNRVTDVAKIKRFREGGYAYNAGMSDAADWVFTRD, from the coding sequence ATGATTGTTGTGTTGTCGCCGGCGAAGCGGCTTGATTTTGACGCGGGCGGCGTTCGCAAACACACCCAGCCGGCGTTTCTGGACGACGCGCAGAAACTGGCCGGGCGTCTGAAGAAACTGTCGGCGCCGGACTTGCGGAAGTTGATGAATGTCAGCGACAAGATCGCCGAACTGAATGTCGAGCGCTACCGCAAGTGGAAGAAGCCGTTTACGCCGGACAACGCCAAACAGGCGGTGCTTGCGTTTCGCGGCGATGTTTATCAGGGGCTGGACGCCGATTCTTTCAGCGCCGCCGACCTGGACTTCGCGCAGCGCCATGTGCGCGTGCTGTCGGGGCTGTACGGCGTGCTCAGGCCGCTTGATTTGATTCAGCCGTACCGCCTTGAAATGGGGACGCGCTTCGCCGCCGGCAACGGCGCCGGCGACCTGTATGCGTTCTGGGGCGGCAAGATCACGCGCAATCTGAACGCGGAACTGGCGAAGGCCGGCGGCGGGCGCGGCGAGGCGGTGCTTGTCAACCTGGCTTCAAAGGAGTATTTCAGCGCGGTTCGTGCCGACGAACTGAAGGCGCGGGTGGTGACGCCGGTTTTCAGGGAGAAGAAGAACGGCGGTTACAAGGTGGTCAGTTTCACCGCGAAGCGTTCGCGCGGCATGATGACTTCGTGGATTGTCAGAAACCGCGTCACCGATGTCGCCAAAATCAAGCGGTTCCGGGAAGGCGGATACGCTTACAACGCCGGGATGTCCGATGCGGCGGACTGGGTGTTCACGCGGGACTGA
- the tldD gene encoding metalloprotease TldD, producing the protein MAKALDLAKENLLESSGLDENSIGGVLSSLMAPGVDDAELYFQHSRSESWSLEDGIVKEAGFGVARGVGVRAVSGEKTGFAYSDEIVLPALMDAGAAARAIVQSGGDGQLQAWRQSGRRDLYPQDNPAASMGAPEKVALLRSMDEAARRADTRVKQVMVSLSGTHDIVLVAAADGTLTADVRPLVRLNAVVVAEDGGLKERGVSGAGGRYDYNTLLERHDPRELVEEAVRYALLNLEAVPAPAGEMVVVLGPGWPGVLLHEAIGHGLEGDFCRKGTSAFSDRIGERVAAAEVTVVDDGTLPDRRGSLNMDDEGVPTQCTTLIENGVLKGYMQDKLNARLMGAAPTGNGRRQSYAHLPMPRMTNTYMLPGRHDPEEIIRSVDRGIYAANFGGGQVDITSGKFVFSACEAYRIEAGKIAAPVKGVSLVGNGPDVLTRVSLVGNDLKLDDGIGSCGKHGQMVPVGVGQPTMRVDGLTVGGTGS; encoded by the coding sequence ATGGCCAAAGCACTCGATCTTGCGAAGGAAAACCTGCTCGAATCGTCGGGGCTGGATGAAAACAGCATCGGCGGCGTGCTGTCGTCGCTGATGGCGCCCGGCGTGGACGACGCCGAGTTGTATTTTCAGCACAGCCGCAGCGAGTCGTGGTCGCTGGAGGACGGCATCGTCAAGGAGGCCGGTTTCGGCGTCGCGCGCGGCGTCGGCGTGCGCGCGGTGTCGGGCGAGAAAACCGGCTTCGCCTATTCCGACGAGATTGTATTGCCGGCGCTGATGGACGCCGGCGCCGCCGCGCGCGCCATCGTCCAGTCCGGCGGCGACGGGCAGTTGCAGGCGTGGCGCCAGTCCGGGCGGCGCGACCTCTACCCGCAGGACAACCCGGCGGCGTCCATGGGCGCGCCGGAAAAAGTCGCGCTGCTGCGCTCGATGGACGAGGCCGCGCGCCGCGCCGACACGCGCGTCAAGCAGGTGATGGTGTCGCTCAGCGGCACCCATGACATTGTGCTGGTGGCCGCCGCCGACGGCACGCTGACGGCGGATGTGCGCCCGCTGGTGCGCCTCAACGCCGTCGTCGTCGCCGAGGACGGCGGCCTGAAGGAGCGCGGCGTGTCCGGCGCCGGCGGGCGCTACGATTACAACACGCTGCTTGAACGCCACGACCCGCGCGAACTGGTCGAGGAGGCGGTGCGCTACGCGCTGCTGAACCTGGAGGCGGTGCCGGCGCCCGCCGGCGAGATGGTCGTGGTGCTGGGGCCGGGCTGGCCCGGCGTGTTGCTGCACGAGGCCATCGGCCACGGCCTGGAGGGCGACTTCTGCCGCAAGGGCACATCGGCTTTCAGCGACCGCATCGGCGAGCGCGTCGCCGCCGCCGAGGTGACCGTCGTGGACGACGGCACGCTGCCCGACCGCCGCGGCTCGCTCAACATGGACGACGAGGGCGTGCCGACGCAATGCACGACGCTGATAGAAAACGGCGTGCTGAAGGGCTACATGCAGGACAAACTGAACGCGCGCCTGATGGGCGCGGCGCCGACCGGCAACGGGCGCCGCCAGTCGTACGCGCACCTGCCGATGCCGCGCATGACCAACACCTACATGCTGCCGGGCCGCCACGACCCGGAGGAGATTATCCGCTCGGTTGACCGCGGCATTTACGCGGCCAATTTCGGCGGCGGCCAGGTGGACATCACATCGGGCAAGTTTGTGTTCTCGGCGTGCGAGGCGTACCGGATTGAGGCCGGCAAAATCGCGGCGCCGGTCAAGGGCGTGTCGCTGGTCGGCAACGGCCCCGATGTGCTGACGCGCGTGTCGCTGGTCGGCAACGATCTGAAACTCGACGACGGCATCGGCTCGTGCGGCAAGCACGGGCAGATGGTGCCGGTCGGCGTCGGCCAGCCGACGATGCGCGTGGACGGCCTGACGGTCGGGGGCACCGGCTCTTGA
- the iscX gene encoding Fe-S cluster assembly protein IscX, whose translation MSLKWTDSLDIAIALDAAHPDVDPRYIRFTDLHAWVCELEDFDDDPQRSGEKILEAIQMAWMEEKE comes from the coding sequence ATGAGTTTGAAATGGACCGACAGTCTGGACATTGCGATTGCGCTCGACGCGGCGCATCCGGATGTGGACCCGCGCTACATCCGCTTCACCGATTTGCACGCCTGGGTTTGCGAACTGGAGGACTTTGACGACGACCCGCAGCGCTCCGGCGAGAAGATACTCGAGGCGATACAAATGGCGTGGATGGAGGAAAAGGAATGA
- the hscA gene encoding Fe-S protein assembly chaperone HscA, translating to MALLQITEPGRPTARERRCAVGIDLGTTNSLAATVRGGLPQTLSGAVPSLVHYRAGAAPLVGDAARGASLEDPANTVVSVKRLMGRGAADLGHLPDWFGYRLNCDNPGVPRLQTAAGDKSAVEVSADILRALKQRAEQALGAAPDGAVITVPAYFDDAQRQATKDAARLAGLDVYRLINEPTAAAVAYGLDRGADEEVIAVFDLGGGTFDVSVLQLDKGVLRVLATGGDSLLGGDDFDRALADWFAAQAPASAAFARTPRALRHLLAEARRAKEALSAADSVECRLSPPGCGEWRADLSRAQFEQLAAPLVDRAVAVCRRVLHDAGVQPAQVQNIVMVGGSTRMPLVRARVAEFFGRELLTDIDPDEVVALGAAIQADTLAGNRAGGDEMLLLDVVPLSLGIETMGGLAEKIIPRNSVIPAAKAQEFTTAKDGQTGLSLHVVQGERPLVSDCRSLARFELKGIEPRKAGAARIEVTFRVDADGLLSVEAEEAASGARTAVEVKPSYGLSDDEVERMILDSAAHAGSDMQSRKLREQQVEGRRVVEALMAALAEDGDELLDAAGRAPIVDAGRKLEDEIERGDADSIRAAIERLEACSESYVAQRMNLGIRKALAGRSAGEFG from the coding sequence TTGGCCCTGTTGCAAATCACCGAGCCGGGGCGGCCAACCGCGCGCGAACGCCGCTGCGCGGTCGGCATTGACCTTGGCACGACCAACTCGCTGGCGGCGACGGTGCGCGGCGGACTGCCGCAAACGCTGTCCGGCGCGGTGCCGTCGCTGGTGCACTACCGCGCAGGCGCCGCGCCGCTGGTCGGCGACGCCGCGCGCGGCGCGTCGCTTGAAGACCCGGCCAACACGGTGGTTTCGGTCAAGCGCCTGATGGGGCGCGGCGCCGCCGACCTCGGCCACCTGCCGGACTGGTTCGGTTACCGGCTGAACTGCGACAACCCCGGCGTGCCGCGGCTGCAAACGGCGGCGGGCGACAAGAGCGCGGTCGAGGTGTCGGCGGACATTCTGCGCGCGCTGAAACAGCGCGCCGAACAGGCGCTCGGCGCCGCGCCGGACGGCGCCGTCATCACGGTGCCCGCCTATTTTGACGACGCCCAGCGCCAGGCCACGAAAGACGCGGCGCGCCTCGCCGGGCTGGATGTGTACCGCCTGATCAACGAGCCGACCGCGGCGGCGGTCGCCTACGGCCTCGACCGCGGCGCCGACGAAGAGGTGATTGCGGTGTTTGATCTCGGCGGCGGCACTTTCGATGTGTCCGTGCTGCAACTCGACAAGGGCGTGCTGCGCGTGCTCGCGACCGGCGGCGACAGTTTGCTGGGCGGCGACGACTTCGACCGCGCGCTGGCCGACTGGTTTGCCGCGCAGGCGCCGGCGTCGGCGGCGTTTGCGCGCACGCCGCGCGCGCTGCGCCACCTGCTGGCCGAGGCGCGGCGCGCGAAGGAGGCGCTGAGCGCGGCGGATTCCGTCGAGTGCCGGTTGTCGCCGCCCGGCTGCGGCGAGTGGCGCGCGGACTTGTCGCGCGCGCAGTTCGAGCAACTGGCGGCGCCGCTGGTGGACAGGGCGGTGGCCGTGTGCCGCCGCGTGTTGCACGACGCCGGCGTGCAGCCGGCGCAGGTGCAGAACATCGTCATGGTCGGCGGCTCGACGCGGATGCCGCTGGTGCGCGCGCGCGTCGCGGAGTTTTTCGGACGCGAGTTGCTGACCGACATTGACCCCGACGAAGTGGTCGCGCTGGGCGCCGCGATTCAGGCCGACACGCTGGCCGGCAACCGCGCCGGCGGCGATGAAATGCTGTTGCTTGATGTCGTGCCGCTGTCGCTCGGCATCGAGACGATGGGCGGGCTGGCCGAGAAGATTATTCCGCGCAACAGCGTCATCCCGGCGGCGAAGGCGCAGGAGTTCACGACCGCGAAGGACGGCCAGACCGGGTTGTCGCTGCATGTCGTTCAGGGCGAGCGCCCGCTGGTGTCGGACTGCCGCTCGCTGGCGCGGTTTGAATTGAAGGGCATCGAGCCGCGCAAGGCCGGCGCGGCGCGAATTGAGGTGACCTTTCGCGTGGATGCCGACGGCCTGCTGTCGGTCGAGGCCGAAGAAGCGGCCTCCGGCGCGCGCACCGCGGTTGAGGTCAAGCCGTCTTACGGCCTTTCCGACGACGAGGTTGAGCGGATGATTCTCGATTCCGCCGCGCACGCAGGCAGCGACATGCAGTCGCGCAAGTTGCGCGAACAACAGGTTGAGGGGCGCCGGGTTGTCGAGGCGCTGATGGCGGCGCTCGCCGAAGACGGCGACGAGTTGCTCGACGCCGCCGGGCGCGCGCCGATTGTGGACGCCGGGCGCAAACTGGAAGACGAAATCGAGCGCGGCGACGCCGACTCGATACGCGCCGCCATCGAGCGCCTTGAGGCGTGCAGCGAGAGTTATGTCGCGCAGCGCATGAACCTCGGCATCCGCAAGGCGCTTGCGGGCCGCAGCGCCGGCGAGTTCGGGTGA
- the ndk gene encoding nucleoside-diphosphate kinase produces MMERTLSILKPDAVSRNLIGEINSRFERAGLRIVAMKMLHLTRRQAEGFYAVHRERPFFGDLVSFMVSGPVVVQVLEGEDAILLNRQLMGDTDPAAAAPGTVRADFASTIDENAVHGSDSPENAAAEIAFFFEADEICERVR; encoded by the coding sequence ATGATGGAACGCACATTGTCCATCCTGAAACCGGACGCGGTTTCGAGGAACCTGATTGGCGAGATCAACTCGCGTTTTGAGCGCGCCGGCCTGCGCATCGTCGCGATGAAAATGCTGCACCTGACGCGCCGCCAGGCCGAGGGCTTTTACGCCGTTCACCGCGAGCGCCCGTTCTTCGGCGACCTTGTCTCGTTCATGGTGTCCGGCCCGGTCGTCGTGCAGGTGCTGGAGGGCGAGGACGCGATACTGCTGAACCGCCAACTGATGGGCGACACCGACCCGGCGGCGGCGGCGCCCGGCACCGTGCGCGCCGACTTCGCCTCGACGATAGACGAAAACGCCGTGCACGGCTCCGACTCGCCCGAAAACGCCGCCGCCGAAATCGCCTTCTTCTTTGAGGCCGACGAAATCTGCGAGCGCGTGCGATGA
- the pmbA gene encoding metalloprotease PmbA — protein MKTQDFDIAAAREQALSLVARVLDEAARRKADAAEVSVGRSYGFSATVRMGEVETLEHENDQDFVLTVYFGKRKATVSSSDLRAASVSDMVAAACAIAGEVSEDECAGLCNPDDLAAAVADLDLDRPWSLDIGAAVELATECEDSARAAPEIVNSEGASVHTVRALHCYGNSHGFSGGWSGTRHGISCLVVAGDDGGMQRDGWYSVNRYSRRLETPAQVGARAAERAVRRLGARKIASCKAPVLFVPEMARTLFGCFISAVSGPALYRKTTFLQDTLGRRVFPEWLCMDEEPLIRGGLHSAPFDLDGVGTRTHAIVRDGVLDSYVLDSYSARRLGLHTTGNAGGVRNLAVRSNAGGFNDLVAEMGTGLVVTELIGSGINPVTGDYSQGAAGFWVENGALAYPVEEITVAGNLKDMFASVARAGDDVDERSSIRCGSLLLPEMTVAGK, from the coding sequence TTGAAGACGCAGGATTTTGACATCGCGGCGGCGCGCGAGCAGGCGCTGTCGCTGGTGGCGCGGGTGCTGGACGAGGCGGCGCGCCGCAAGGCCGACGCCGCCGAGGTTTCGGTCGGGCGCAGTTACGGGTTTTCGGCGACGGTGCGCATGGGCGAGGTTGAGACGCTGGAGCACGAGAACGACCAGGACTTTGTGCTGACGGTGTATTTCGGCAAGCGCAAGGCCACGGTGTCTTCGTCCGACTTGCGCGCCGCGTCGGTTTCGGACATGGTCGCCGCCGCCTGCGCGATTGCCGGCGAGGTCAGCGAGGACGAGTGCGCCGGCCTGTGCAACCCGGATGATCTGGCGGCGGCGGTCGCCGACCTGGACCTGGACCGCCCGTGGTCTCTCGACATCGGCGCCGCGGTTGAACTGGCGACCGAATGCGAGGACAGCGCGCGCGCCGCGCCTGAAATCGTCAATTCGGAGGGCGCCTCGGTGCACACCGTGCGCGCGCTGCACTGCTACGGCAACAGCCACGGTTTCAGCGGCGGTTGGTCCGGCACCCGCCACGGCATCAGTTGCCTGGTGGTGGCCGGCGACGATGGCGGCATGCAGCGCGACGGCTGGTACAGCGTCAACCGCTATTCGCGGCGGCTGGAAACGCCGGCGCAGGTCGGCGCGCGCGCCGCCGAACGCGCGGTGCGGCGGCTGGGCGCGCGCAAGATCGCCAGTTGCAAGGCGCCGGTGCTGTTTGTGCCGGAGATGGCGCGCACGCTGTTCGGGTGTTTTATCAGCGCGGTCAGCGGCCCGGCGCTCTACCGCAAGACGACCTTCTTGCAGGACACGCTTGGGCGGCGCGTTTTTCCGGAGTGGCTTTGCATGGACGAGGAGCCGCTGATTCGGGGCGGGCTGCACAGCGCGCCGTTTGACCTGGACGGCGTCGGCACGCGCACGCACGCCATCGTGCGCGACGGCGTGCTCGACAGTTATGTGCTTGACAGTTATTCCGCCCGCCGCCTCGGCCTGCACACGACGGGCAACGCCGGCGGCGTCAGAAACCTCGCGGTCAGGAGCAACGCCGGCGGTTTTAACGACCTGGTCGCGGAGATGGGCACCGGGCTGGTCGTGACCGAGTTGATTGGTTCCGGCATCAACCCGGTGACCGGCGACTACTCGCAGGGCGCCGCCGGTTTCTGGGTTGAGAACGGCGCGCTTGCGTACCCGGTCGAGGAGATTACCGTGGCCGGCAACCTGAAGGACATGTTCGCGTCGGTCGCGCGCGCCGGCGACGATGTGGACGAGCGCTCGAGCATCCGCTGCGGTTCGCTGCTGCTGCCGGAAATGACGGTGGCCGGAAAATAG
- the fdx gene encoding ISC system 2Fe-2S type ferredoxin, whose translation MAKITFLPHPVICPQGKTVEAGAGVSICDAALGNGIEIEHACEKSCACTTCHVYVREGYDSLEEPSENEEDYLDKAWGLDPDSRLSCQAKVADEDLVVEIPKYTINLVSEAH comes from the coding sequence GTGGCGAAGATCACTTTCCTGCCGCACCCCGTCATCTGCCCGCAGGGCAAGACGGTCGAGGCCGGCGCCGGCGTCAGCATCTGCGACGCGGCGCTCGGCAACGGCATCGAGATTGAGCACGCCTGCGAGAAGTCGTGCGCCTGCACGACCTGCCATGTGTATGTGCGCGAGGGTTACGATTCGCTGGAGGAGCCGTCGGAGAACGAGGAGGACTACCTCGACAAGGCGTGGGGCCTGGACCCCGACTCCAGATTAAGTTGCCAGGCGAAAGTGGCGGATGAAGACCTGGTCGTCGAGATTCCGAAGTACACTATCAACCTGGTTTCCGAGGCTCACTGA
- the hscB gene encoding Fe-S protein assembly co-chaperone HscB, with translation MPAREQQNYFQLFDLAPGFSIDRDAVERKYRKLQALLHPDRHAASGGQQQRIALRQSALVNEAYGVLMDDCARAGHLLQLQGIELNDETDTTGDAGFLAEQMEFRERLQELDGHDDPREAEAEAAQLSAQVAASAAQVRDGFSNAWQSGDFGAAREYLLKMKFIGKLTAGISDAVAGLRAEN, from the coding sequence ATTTTCAATTGTTCGACCTCGCGCCCGGCTTTTCAATAGACCGGGACGCGGTCGAGAGGAAATACCGCAAACTCCAGGCGCTGCTGCATCCGGACCGCCATGCGGCGTCCGGCGGGCAGCAGCAGCGCATCGCCCTGCGCCAGTCGGCGCTGGTCAACGAGGCCTACGGCGTGCTGATGGACGACTGCGCGCGCGCCGGCCACCTGCTGCAACTGCAAGGCATTGAATTGAACGACGAGACCGACACCACCGGCGACGCCGGTTTTCTGGCCGAGCAGATGGAATTCCGCGAGCGCCTGCAGGAACTGGACGGGCATGACGACCCGCGCGAGGCCGAGGCCGAGGCCGCGCAACTGTCGGCGCAGGTGGCGGCGAGCGCCGCGCAGGTGCGCGACGGTTTCAGCAACGCCTGGCAAAGCGGCGATTTCGGGGCCGCGCGGGAATACCTTCTGAAGATGAAATTCATCGGCAAACTGACCGCCGGAATCAGCGACGCCGTCGCCGGATTGCGGGCGGAGAACTGA